The following coding sequences are from one uncultured Desulfobacter sp. window:
- a CDS encoding protease modulator HflC yields the protein MKTSNISKPFTSRIAMVCIGLMAVWMGSLSLFTVAENELVILTRFGRPARIIKDAGLQMKLPGFLETVNRFNKRSDLFETQPTQLLLGDKKPIIISCYVLWKIYDPLLFFQAMGQTSNAVLKLGDIVNSKLSIVLADYTIDNIINTDARNVLLDKIENQITETANQNSIQKYGIQIQRTGVQRLAYPSVVINSVYERMRSERIKEADKIKAEGYEAAEKISIEAAKQAQEIKAKAQKQALILKGEGDKRAMEIYTEAYREGGEFFNFIQSLETYSTILGKDTTLILSTDSELFKYLHIDDKLNLEKPK from the coding sequence ATGAAAACGTCAAACATCTCAAAACCATTCACATCACGGATCGCCATGGTCTGCATCGGACTTATGGCGGTGTGGATGGGGTCTCTCTCTTTGTTTACAGTGGCTGAAAATGAACTGGTCATACTCACCCGGTTCGGCAGGCCTGCCCGAATTATTAAAGATGCGGGATTACAAATGAAACTGCCTGGTTTTTTAGAGACCGTAAACCGGTTCAACAAGCGGTCCGATCTGTTTGAAACCCAGCCGACCCAGCTGCTGCTTGGCGATAAGAAACCGATCATTATCAGCTGTTATGTATTGTGGAAAATTTATGATCCCCTGTTGTTTTTCCAGGCCATGGGTCAGACATCCAATGCCGTGCTCAAACTTGGGGATATTGTCAACTCAAAACTGAGTATTGTTTTGGCCGATTACACCATCGACAATATCATCAATACCGATGCCCGGAATGTGCTTCTCGATAAGATTGAGAATCAGATCACCGAAACCGCCAATCAGAACAGTATTCAAAAATATGGCATTCAAATACAGCGTACCGGCGTCCAGCGGCTTGCCTATCCGTCTGTGGTCATCAATTCGGTTTATGAACGCATGCGGTCGGAACGTATCAAGGAAGCAGATAAAATAAAGGCTGAAGGGTATGAGGCCGCCGAAAAGATATCCATTGAAGCGGCAAAACAGGCCCAGGAGATAAAAGCAAAGGCCCAAAAACAGGCGCTCATCCTGAAAGGGGAGGGGGATAAGCGGGCCATGGAGATATACACCGAGGCCTACCGGGAAGGCGGCGAGTTCTTTAATTTTATCCAGTCCCTTGAAACTTACAGCACCATACTGGGAAAGGACACCACCCTGATCCTTTCCACTGATTCCGAACTGTTTAAATATCTGCACATCGACGACAAACTGAATTTGGAAAAACCGAAATGA
- a CDS encoding M48 family metalloprotease: MEPTKTTEITRRNFLKGCAAAALTLSGTGLFQGCAIDPVTGKQQLMLMSRDQEISIDRQQSPFQFSSDYGVTQDEGLNRYVSQVGRSMQPRVHRPDMPYNFQVVNATYINAYAFPGGSIAITRGILLALDNEAELASLIGHELGHVNARHAAEQQSKGQISSILVAGLSLAAETQGAGLGDWTQKLGGIGQGLFLSKYSRNNEREADALGHRYMAQSGYNSRGFTGLMEMLNALNTTKPSTTQILFSTHPMSRERLDSARDRDNGIYRNTHTQSVFRDRYMDHTANLRAMKPMIVKLQEADKFLAKEQYDQAEGTLMSALKLKDDDYTAQVMTARCMLIQKKNKNAATHARLAKQLYPQENQGHFISGIANLAIKKPMQAHEDFSACNRVLPGNPLMTFYQGYALDMANRREPAAREYDAYLKAVNYASNKYSRHAYKQLKAWNYIK, encoded by the coding sequence ATGGAACCCACTAAAACCACCGAAATAACCCGGCGCAACTTTTTGAAGGGGTGTGCAGCAGCGGCCCTTACCCTGTCAGGGACGGGCCTTTTCCAGGGGTGCGCCATTGATCCGGTCACCGGAAAACAACAGCTGATGCTCATGAGCCGGGACCAGGAAATATCCATAGATCGGCAGCAGTCACCCTTTCAATTTTCTTCGGACTACGGTGTAACCCAGGATGAGGGTCTGAACAGATATGTTTCCCAAGTCGGCAGATCCATGCAACCCCGGGTGCATCGCCCGGACATGCCCTATAATTTCCAGGTGGTCAATGCCACCTATATAAATGCCTATGCCTTTCCCGGCGGTTCCATCGCCATCACCCGGGGGATTTTACTGGCCCTGGATAATGAGGCGGAACTGGCCTCACTGATCGGACACGAACTGGGGCATGTGAATGCACGGCATGCGGCCGAACAGCAGTCCAAAGGGCAGATCTCATCCATTCTGGTGGCAGGCCTTTCCCTGGCGGCAGAGACCCAGGGGGCGGGGCTGGGCGATTGGACCCAAAAGCTTGGCGGAATAGGTCAAGGGCTGTTCCTGTCCAAATACTCCCGAAACAATGAACGTGAGGCTGATGCCTTGGGACACCGGTACATGGCCCAATCCGGGTACAACTCCAGGGGTTTCACCGGCCTGATGGAGATGCTCAACGCGCTGAACACCACCAAGCCCAGCACCACCCAGATCCTGTTTTCCACCCATCCCATGAGCCGGGAACGTCTGGACTCTGCCAGGGACAGGGACAATGGAATATACCGGAATACCCACACCCAGAGCGTTTTCCGAGACCGGTATATGGACCACACAGCAAATTTAAGGGCAATGAAGCCCATGATCGTCAAACTCCAGGAGGCAGATAAATTTCTGGCGAAGGAGCAATACGACCAGGCCGAAGGGACGTTGATGTCGGCGCTCAAATTAAAAGACGATGATTATACGGCCCAGGTGATGACGGCCAGGTGCATGCTGATCCAAAAAAAGAATAAAAACGCCGCAACCCACGCCCGCCTTGCCAAACAGCTTTATCCCCAGGAAAACCAGGGGCATTTCATTTCAGGGATTGCCAATCTGGCCATAAAAAAGCCCATGCAGGCCCATGAGGACTTTAGTGCATGCAACAGGGTGCTGCCGGGAAATCCCCTTATGACCTTTTACCAGGGTTACGCCCTTGATATGGCGAACCGAAGAGAGCCGGCCGCCCGGGAATATGACGCATATCTTAAAGCGGTCAATTATGCGTCAAATAAATACAGCCGGCATGCGTATAAGCAGCTTAAAGCATGGAATTACATTAAATAA
- the gspE gene encoding type II secretion system ATPase GspE yields METFIQQFTDQLAELVTLGPEQREKIEAACAKDPARMTEMACDTKLVSEAQALKALGAIYGIEFLDDIAFVKPDMSVAEKITRKFLKKNLIVPLRPENKSPVIVLNDPSDLSYVDEVAMYAGFGGYTLALATRAQILSAVNMIFDQDGQNVQDLMVDMEDEEFLQIEDIEQTADLLDDTSDAPVIRLVNQMISQSVKAGASDIHIEPFQDELVVRYRIDGILYPMMTPPKMFQSSLISRVKVMAKMNIAEKRVPQDGRAQVRLGNQEIDMRISTVPTNYGERLVIRLLNKSGYFMQISEFGLSPDNERHLHDIFRQNHGIVLVTGPTGSGKTTTLYAGLSEINTPDRSIITVEDPVEYNLKGVGQIQVNQKTGLTFARGLRSIVRQDPDVILIGEIRDIETAEIAIQSALTGHLVFSTLHTNDAPGAVTRLVDLGVEPYLITSSVNHVIAQRLVRVLCSHCREQFTLSPEDLSSFQSTNGLAPGQKVFKPKGCAKCFNTGYLGRQAIMEILPLDEDLKSMILKTSDANLIKEAAIKKGMKTLRGDGLTKVAQGITSLREVLRVTQE; encoded by the coding sequence ATGGAAACGTTTATCCAGCAGTTTACTGACCAGCTTGCCGAATTGGTCACCCTGGGCCCCGAACAAAGGGAAAAAATAGAGGCCGCCTGTGCCAAGGACCCGGCGCGGATGACGGAAATGGCCTGTGACACCAAACTTGTATCCGAAGCCCAGGCGTTGAAGGCGTTGGGGGCAATCTACGGTATTGAATTTTTGGACGATATCGCGTTTGTAAAACCGGATATGTCCGTTGCCGAGAAAATTACCCGCAAGTTTTTAAAAAAGAATCTTATTGTTCCCCTCAGGCCTGAAAACAAAAGCCCTGTTATTGTTTTAAATGATCCATCGGATTTGAGTTATGTGGATGAGGTGGCCATGTATGCAGGTTTCGGGGGGTACACCCTGGCATTGGCCACAAGGGCCCAGATCCTGAGTGCCGTCAACATGATTTTTGACCAGGACGGACAGAATGTCCAGGACCTGATGGTCGACATGGAAGATGAAGAGTTCCTCCAGATTGAGGACATTGAGCAGACAGCAGACCTTCTGGATGACACCAGCGATGCCCCGGTCATCCGCCTGGTCAACCAGATGATCTCCCAGTCGGTCAAGGCCGGGGCCAGTGATATCCATATCGAACCCTTCCAGGATGAACTGGTTGTCCGGTACCGCATTGACGGGATTTTGTACCCCATGATGACCCCACCCAAGATGTTCCAGTCCAGCTTGATTTCCAGGGTGAAGGTCATGGCCAAGATGAACATTGCCGAAAAGCGCGTTCCCCAGGACGGCCGGGCCCAGGTCAGGCTGGGCAACCAGGAGATCGACATGCGTATTTCAACGGTGCCCACCAATTACGGTGAGCGCCTGGTTATCCGGCTGTTGAACAAGTCCGGATACTTTATGCAGATTTCAGAATTCGGCCTCTCCCCGGACAATGAACGGCACCTGCATGATATTTTCCGTCAGAATCACGGCATTGTCCTGGTCACAGGCCCCACGGGCAGCGGCAAGACCACCACCCTCTATGCAGGACTGTCCGAAATCAATACCCCGGACCGGTCCATTATTACGGTTGAGGACCCGGTGGAGTATAATTTGAAAGGGGTCGGTCAGATCCAGGTCAACCAGAAAACCGGCCTGACATTTGCCCGGGGACTTCGATCCATTGTCCGCCAGGATCCCGATGTCATTCTCATTGGCGAGATCCGCGACATTGAAACCGCTGAAATTGCCATTCAGTCCGCGTTGACCGGGCATCTTGTATTTTCCACCCTTCACACCAACGATGCCCCCGGTGCGGTGACCCGCCTGGTGGATTTAGGTGTCGAACCCTATCTGATCACCTCTTCTGTGAATCATGTTATTGCCCAGCGTCTTGTCCGGGTGCTATGCTCCCATTGCCGGGAGCAGTTTACGCTCTCCCCTGAGGATTTGAGCAGTTTTCAAAGCACAAACGGCCTTGCTCCCGGGCAGAAGGTATTCAAACCCAAAGGCTGTGCAAAATGTTTTAACACCGGGTATCTGGGGCGCCAGGCCATTATGGAGATTCTGCCCCTGGACGAGGATTTGAAATCAATGATCCTGAAGACCTCGGACGCCAACCTCATAAAAGAGGCCGCAATCAAAAAGGGAATGAAAACCCTCCGGGGAGACGGCTTGACCAAAGTGGCCCAGGGGATCACCTCCCTTCGTGAGGTGCTGCGCGTCACCCAGGAATAG
- the gspD gene encoding type II secretion system secretin GspD, producing the protein MLQGCRNTLNVKHICLFFVVLILVGLCPVQAAQNQDTSEFVSMDFNDVDIGVFIKFISKLTHKNFVVDTKVRGKVTIISPEKISVDEAYKVFESVLDIYGFATVDTGSVVKIIPAADARGDNVDTRMARAAEQTSDKLVTRIIPLTYASSDELKSLLSPMLAKGSLLLSHADSNMLIATATLASIDRLLKLIQTIDVEGVGRKITILPIKYADAEKMVANLTKIYSAKTRKVSSRKKSSNDFSVEMVADERTNSIILLASEQESAQITALVEALDKEVPKGEEKIRVYYLEHATAEDLAAVLQEIPEKSSNDSKKTGQKKAPVLSDDIKITADKATNSLIIIADKDDYPVLEEVIKKLDVPRSMVYIECLLMEMNADRSLALGMEWRAKGNIHSNSTGFGKFNTSDSTSVDLPSLAESTVGSGFAMGVFGGSIEAIIEASQQDSDVKILSTPQLLTTENEEATITIGKNVPYQTRGGTDDSSTTTYNSYEYKDVGITLKLTPSISQDRLVRLDFYEEVTKLDNANTSSATDRPTTLKRELETTIIVEDGNTVVIGGLIDESLSKDVNQVPCLGDIPLLGNAFKSQSSGSDRTNLFIFLTPRVVKNTLEAKKIYKEKKDKMDELHKQEIKLYDEKAPIKSMLLN; encoded by the coding sequence ATGTTGCAGGGCTGTCGCAACACATTGAATGTGAAACATATCTGTCTATTTTTTGTTGTGTTGATTCTGGTTGGGCTTTGTCCGGTGCAGGCGGCGCAGAATCAGGACACTTCAGAATTTGTGTCCATGGATTTCAATGATGTTGACATCGGTGTGTTCATTAAATTTATCAGTAAACTGACCCATAAAAATTTTGTGGTGGACACCAAGGTCAGGGGCAAAGTTACCATTATTTCTCCTGAAAAAATATCTGTGGATGAGGCCTACAAGGTGTTCGAATCGGTGCTGGATATTTACGGGTTTGCCACGGTTGACACCGGAAGCGTCGTCAAGATCATTCCTGCTGCGGATGCCAGGGGCGACAATGTGGACACCCGTATGGCAAGGGCCGCAGAGCAGACATCCGACAAGCTGGTCACCCGGATTATCCCCCTGACGTACGCAAGCTCTGATGAACTTAAATCCCTTTTATCCCCCATGCTTGCCAAGGGCAGCCTGCTTTTATCCCATGCCGACTCAAATATGCTCATTGCAACCGCAACCCTGGCCAGCATCGACCGGTTGCTTAAGTTGATCCAAACCATTGATGTGGAAGGGGTGGGACGCAAAATTACTATTTTGCCCATTAAATATGCAGATGCCGAAAAAATGGTCGCCAATCTGACCAAAATTTATTCCGCAAAAACAAGAAAAGTTTCAAGCAGGAAAAAAAGCAGTAACGACTTCTCTGTGGAGATGGTGGCCGATGAACGGACCAATTCCATTATCCTTTTGGCCAGCGAACAGGAAAGCGCCCAGATTACGGCGCTTGTGGAAGCGTTAGATAAGGAGGTTCCCAAAGGGGAGGAAAAGATCCGGGTCTACTATCTTGAGCATGCCACGGCCGAAGATCTGGCTGCCGTGCTCCAGGAGATTCCTGAAAAGAGCAGCAATGATTCAAAAAAAACCGGCCAGAAAAAAGCCCCGGTTTTATCCGATGATATAAAAATTACGGCGGACAAGGCGACCAATTCCCTGATTATTATTGCGGATAAAGATGATTATCCGGTACTCGAAGAGGTCATCAAAAAACTGGATGTGCCCAGATCCATGGTCTACATCGAGTGTCTGCTTATGGAGATGAATGCGGACAGGTCACTTGCGCTGGGTATGGAATGGCGGGCCAAAGGAAATATTCACAGCAACAGTACCGGGTTCGGTAAATTCAACACCTCTGATTCGACTTCTGTGGATTTGCCTTCTTTGGCGGAATCAACTGTGGGCAGCGGTTTTGCCATGGGGGTGTTCGGGGGAAGCATTGAGGCCATCATTGAGGCATCCCAGCAAGATTCAGATGTGAAAATTTTGTCCACGCCCCAGCTGTTGACCACGGAAAATGAGGAGGCCACCATCACAATCGGTAAAAATGTGCCCTACCAGACCCGGGGGGGGACAGACGACTCTTCTACCACCACCTACAATTCATACGAGTACAAAGACGTGGGCATTACACTCAAGCTCACCCCTTCCATCAGCCAGGACCGGCTGGTCCGGTTGGATTTTTATGAGGAAGTGACCAAGCTGGACAACGCAAACACCTCAAGCGCTACGGATCGGCCAACCACCTTGAAACGGGAGCTTGAGACAACCATTATTGTGGAAGACGGCAATACCGTGGTGATCGGCGGGCTGATTGACGAAAGCCTGAGCAAGGATGTAAACCAGGTGCCGTGTCTGGGTGATATACCGCTTTTGGGTAATGCCTTTAAAAGCCAGTCTTCGGGCAGTGACAGAACCAACCTTTTTATTTTTCTGACCCCCAGGGTGGTGAAAAATACCCTGGAGGCAAAAAAGATTTACAAGGAAAAAAAGGATAAGATGGACGAGCTTCATAAGCAGGAAATCAAGTTGTATGATGAAAAGGCACCCATAAAGAGCATGCTGTTGAATTGA
- a CDS encoding cation transporter, which translates to MTQQSKAAGVAFLIICLLTLVKFLLYWLSGSLGVLSEAWHSLADIGTTVLVFVSIILQNKKDRNTANREGSSEYEASENKKKKNILVRVWQNISAVNTELKAAVTIGLILTTAAISIFVKALFADNVVVTAPLTTGLIFVGLSFGSYFLSRFEECVGRSEESAALIADSRHNRADMAISLITGISLILYHFNVNLDRWVGVVISLYILTFALELLVNAMTAILKGRQRMAFEHKFTRIIWKACSMSTYKSHWSKLEIQLDLGDKSKRFLHLFFIYLHNALRWSVRLAMAALVVWFCSTALYTVKSNEKALLLRFGSVINSAYEIGPGLHLKFPYPIDRVVRFNTESIQSLVVGNSTTQDSAMIWNTDHGDNKAFISGDNNLFLPYIIIHYRIKDYHDYYLNYENGVPEKMLSSLALQLLNHMFSKTPFYDLIINKRDVWTRQLSGQLQGQSDELGIGVEIVSFCLRDLHPPINLAESFENVVAANQLKVTSLNYAQRKAASMQCRERVRGQRTISDAQGYVVEREQTAQGEASNYQLRYEAFQQGETVIKNLMYLKSAAKTLDGKKLLLVDPKSGVTENLLYLENFVVPRSSFRGSDSQ; encoded by the coding sequence GTGACCCAACAATCAAAAGCCGCAGGCGTTGCCTTTCTCATTATCTGCCTGCTGACCCTGGTCAAGTTTTTACTATATTGGCTTTCCGGCAGCCTTGGTGTTCTGTCCGAGGCCTGGCACAGTCTTGCCGACATCGGTACCACCGTTTTGGTATTTGTCTCTATTATTCTTCAAAATAAAAAAGACCGAAACACGGCGAACCGGGAGGGTTCCAGCGAATACGAGGCGAGTGAGAACAAAAAGAAAAAAAATATTTTAGTCAGGGTGTGGCAAAACATCAGTGCAGTCAATACCGAACTTAAGGCTGCAGTGACCATTGGCCTCATCCTTACGACTGCGGCCATCTCAATTTTTGTTAAAGCACTGTTTGCCGACAACGTGGTGGTCACGGCGCCGCTGACAACAGGCCTTATCTTTGTCGGGCTTTCCTTTGGCTCTTACTTTTTATCCCGGTTTGAAGAATGTGTGGGACGCTCGGAAGAGTCTGCCGCGCTGATTGCCGACAGCCGGCACAACCGTGCCGACATGGCAATTTCGCTGATAACCGGCATTTCATTGATTCTGTATCACTTTAATGTCAATCTGGACCGCTGGGTCGGGGTTGTTATCTCCTTGTATATCCTGACCTTTGCCCTTGAATTGCTGGTGAATGCGATGACGGCCATTCTTAAAGGCCGCCAACGGATGGCATTTGAGCACAAATTTACCCGGATAATCTGGAAAGCGTGCTCAATGTCAACGTATAAATCCCATTGGTCCAAGCTTGAAATTCAGCTGGATCTGGGTGATAAGTCAAAACGCTTTTTACATCTCTTTTTTATCTATCTTCACAACGCATTGCGCTGGTCGGTTCGCCTGGCAATGGCAGCTTTGGTTGTGTGGTTTTGCTCAACCGCATTGTACACGGTGAAAAGCAATGAAAAGGCACTGCTGCTTCGTTTTGGATCGGTCATCAACAGCGCCTATGAAATTGGGCCGGGGCTGCACCTTAAGTTTCCTTACCCCATAGACCGTGTGGTTCGATTTAACACGGAGTCCATCCAGTCCCTGGTCGTCGGGAACAGTACCACCCAGGACTCAGCCATGATTTGGAATACGGACCATGGCGACAACAAGGCCTTTATTTCAGGGGATAATAACCTTTTTTTACCCTACATTATCATCCACTACAGGATTAAGGATTACCATGACTATTACCTGAATTATGAAAACGGAGTGCCTGAAAAAATGTTGTCATCACTGGCGTTGCAGCTGCTTAACCACATGTTTTCAAAAACACCATTTTATGACCTGATTATAAATAAAAGGGATGTCTGGACCCGGCAATTGAGCGGGCAACTTCAGGGGCAAAGCGATGAACTGGGAATCGGGGTGGAGATTGTTTCGTTCTGCCTGCGGGATCTGCATCCGCCCATCAACCTGGCAGAGTCCTTTGAAAATGTGGTGGCTGCCAACCAGCTCAAGGTCACCAGTCTAAACTATGCACAGCGAAAGGCCGCTTCCATGCAGTGCCGGGAGCGCGTTAGGGGGCAGCGCACCATCAGTGACGCCCAGGGCTATGTCGTTGAACGAGAACAGACCGCACAAGGGGAAGCCTCCAATTACCAATTGCGCTACGAGGCCTTTCAACAGGGCGAAACGGTGATTAAAAATTTAATGTATCTGAAATCTGCAGCCAAAACGCTTGATGGTAAAAAACTCCTGCTTGTGGACCCCAAAAGCGGTGTTACCGAAAACCTCTTGTACCTGGAAAATTTTGTTGTTCCCCGAAGCTCTTTTAGAGGAAGTGATTCACAATGA
- a CDS encoding type II secretion system protein GspK: MVSIYKDQKGVALIATIAVVAILCVLALEAGRLAKQAASGTITENDIFAARETAMSGIHLAIMMLAVDAADNEIDSVQEAWADPEQIASAVAAMGLNPADVSLKICDEMGKLQLNAVLKQFPGNEPNDAQVMVLERFFTLAAPEDKSEDAGSAVEIINAIKDWLDSKDDEAITGLTGAETNYYESLDVPYACANGPFLHVSELFLVKGVIDGILSPSYISQGMDESARVGATDMFTVYGLSDDQDSEENRFSFSGKVNINTAPVAVLAALLPEGRDDNAQDLADYRSEKASLGQEYTHTLESGWFEDVIALSDDEKKAFENMITYSSNVFTAECTAEKNGRQVTLRAVIKREKKDLTGKWSCRILQMERG, from the coding sequence ATGGTTAGCATTTACAAGGATCAAAAGGGAGTGGCCCTGATCGCCACCATTGCCGTGGTTGCCATTCTCTGCGTGCTGGCGTTGGAGGCCGGACGTCTGGCAAAGCAGGCAGCGTCGGGGACAATTACCGAGAACGATATATTTGCAGCCCGGGAAACGGCCATGTCCGGCATCCATCTGGCCATCATGATGCTGGCCGTTGATGCTGCGGATAATGAGATCGATTCCGTCCAGGAAGCATGGGCTGATCCGGAACAGATTGCCTCGGCTGTGGCGGCCATGGGCCTGAATCCGGCAGATGTATCCCTAAAAATTTGCGATGAAATGGGGAAATTACAGCTGAATGCCGTGCTCAAACAATTTCCCGGCAACGAACCCAATGATGCCCAGGTGATGGTCCTGGAACGGTTCTTCACTTTGGCCGCGCCCGAAGACAAGTCCGAAGATGCCGGCAGCGCTGTTGAAATCATCAATGCCATCAAGGATTGGCTTGATTCAAAGGACGATGAAGCCATAACAGGGTTGACAGGTGCCGAGACAAACTATTACGAATCTTTGGATGTGCCCTATGCCTGTGCCAACGGCCCCTTTTTGCATGTTAGCGAATTATTTCTTGTCAAAGGGGTTATTGACGGCATCTTATCCCCGTCATATATCAGTCAGGGCATGGATGAGTCAGCCCGGGTGGGCGCAACGGATATGTTTACCGTATACGGCCTTTCTGATGACCAGGATTCAGAAGAGAACCGGTTTTCATTTTCGGGCAAAGTAAATATCAATACTGCGCCGGTGGCGGTGCTTGCCGCGCTGTTGCCCGAAGGGCGGGATGACAATGCCCAGGATCTTGCCGATTATCGGTCTGAAAAGGCAAGTCTGGGCCAGGAATATACCCATACCCTTGAATCCGGCTGGTTTGAGGATGTGATTGCACTCAGTGATGATGAAAAAAAAGCATTTGAAAATATGATTACCTATTCGAGTAACGTGTTTACGGCAGAGTGTACCGCCGAAAAAAATGGCCGGCAGGTGACCTTGCGCGCCGTGATCAAACGCGAAAAAAAGGATCTGACAGGCAAGTGGTCCTGCCGGATTCTTCAAATGGAAAGAGGGTAG
- a CDS encoding PilN domain-containing protein, whose translation MADPVLVIRENCVGIDAWLVDRRGKSPSVQDLARVVYEDLEPTGEDQSPFDAGLPVVVQALDPAVQKNSTLQVMLLLPTDRFYFRTTRLPFTSRSKIRQVLPLELNARFPKELGPVVTDFFRYELHTQQSTPLIFSASIEEDILKSYHAGLTAAGLKPVAIVPGAPALAASFLQQNKENKNFVFLDMNGCLPTLVMVVQGEIVQVRTLAENPASLLPEQAIRQMLLGGRQRFGFTDPFDIYVCGDFEVSVQTEMQKRLADILKFQSDVMGGQDAGEDKLSESMAESGFLALSELLGFMSPDLDMLNMCRGEYSSDSFIRTHLRHIASCCALALLSFILFMVNIHMDLSRLEKQVDQQNQAMADIYKKAFPNKRVGNIDPLLLMQAGVGELTRGGSANADAADIDRVPAGSILVELSRCIPANVTVQVDRLMLDRTRMIVSGSADNYNTIDQVKGFIEKSPFFKQVNIGSAVAGKGGNLVDFKFIIEI comes from the coding sequence ATGGCAGACCCTGTTTTGGTCATTCGTGAAAACTGCGTGGGGATTGATGCCTGGTTGGTGGATCGGCGGGGTAAGTCCCCGTCTGTTCAGGATCTGGCCCGGGTGGTTTATGAAGATCTGGAACCGACCGGGGAAGATCAGTCCCCGTTTGATGCTGGGCTGCCCGTTGTTGTCCAGGCCCTTGATCCGGCCGTTCAAAAGAATAGTACCCTTCAGGTGATGCTGCTCTTGCCGACGGACCGGTTTTATTTTCGAACAACCCGTCTGCCCTTCACATCCCGGTCAAAAATCCGGCAGGTTCTGCCCCTGGAGCTTAACGCCCGGTTTCCAAAGGAGTTGGGACCGGTGGTAACTGATTTTTTTCGGTATGAGCTGCACACACAACAGTCAACCCCTTTGATATTTTCCGCTTCCATTGAAGAAGATATCCTTAAGTCTTACCATGCAGGCCTTACGGCAGCAGGCCTTAAACCGGTGGCCATTGTACCCGGAGCTCCGGCCTTGGCCGCCTCGTTCTTGCAACAGAACAAAGAAAATAAAAATTTTGTTTTCCTGGACATGAACGGATGTCTGCCGACGCTGGTCATGGTGGTCCAGGGCGAGATTGTACAGGTTCGCACCTTGGCTGAAAACCCAGCGTCTTTACTGCCGGAGCAAGCCATCAGGCAAATGCTGTTGGGGGGCAGGCAGCGCTTTGGTTTCACCGATCCCTTTGATATCTATGTTTGCGGGGATTTTGAAGTATCCGTCCAGACAGAGATGCAAAAGCGCCTTGCCGATATTCTCAAGTTCCAGTCCGATGTTATGGGTGGTCAGGATGCAGGCGAAGATAAATTATCGGAATCCATGGCCGAATCAGGCTTCTTGGCGTTATCCGAACTTCTTGGGTTCATGTCCCCTGACCTTGACATGCTGAATATGTGCCGGGGGGAATACAGCTCTGATTCGTTTATCCGGACCCACCTGAGACATATCGCAAGTTGCTGTGCCCTGGCGCTACTCTCTTTTATTCTTTTTATGGTCAATATTCATATGGATCTCTCACGGCTTGAAAAACAGGTAGATCAGCAAAATCAGGCCATGGCCGACATTTATAAAAAGGCATTTCCAAATAAGCGGGTGGGAAATATCGATCCGTTGCTGCTCATGCAGGCCGGTGTCGGGGAGTTGACCCGGGGGGGCTCGGCAAATGCAGACGCCGCAGATATAGATCGCGTGCCGGCCGGTAGTATTCTGGTTGAGCTCTCCCGTTGTATTCCTGCCAATGTGACAGTTCAGGTGGACCGACTCATGCTGGACCGGACCCGGATGATTGTGTCGGGGTCTGCGGATAATTATAATACCATTGATCAGGTAAAAGGCTTTATTGAAAAGTCTCCTTTTTTCAAACAGGTGAACATCGGCAGTGCCGTGGCAGGGAAGGGCGGAAATCTGGTGGACTTTAAATTCATTATTGAGATCTGA